One Danio rerio strain Tuebingen ecotype United States chromosome 9, GRCz12tu, whole genome shotgun sequence genomic region harbors:
- the si:ch211-166e11.5 gene encoding sterile alpha motif domain-containing protein 3, translated as MTSQARAALPCLWFGWRKLLGKQERRGEMAFVKEESKDVIIEEVFFVKNEDAEQQTGAPMCAPAKLRIILHDHDIRKLCLPHGIPATVSELEDVIMKTFGLDGNFTLHYKDMDFGEEYFSLTSTSDIKDKDTIKVIHLVDPPAITLNFGEVDHSFKSASHSSMQSLGSSAFPSLSSFSGSDMGSCSGLQDSLSASSPEHKPSQRSQRWPTEFPVPRFAFDTELVLASGSEAFKKDGIQLNFTSILPDILEKLAENIFQYVAYPTSAQLNEVVEALLQKYPCLKEPGSYNGSYGWRQRLKYKMGNYRSKLRGLGCPELDINSVRRKRAFEKAPAKNIKKPRKMEVNFLPPHQPGETEESLELERLEILHELKHGSNYMIIREKMEKTFSIRRQEVVSQALPVSELTERWPALFNADQINEEFRRITTINLEVTFMTYLDLYSPKIMSMVLSKVGSVKMNIQRIRNMLLEDFSVERRREAALRSLVVCLRENEDDLFKEHMEGGDIPNEAMKILITRGPLVSDPARASIVIEGREVQRDLDVPRACALLMGLIYALNLSYPKGLKSTFEAFQKIFLELDDLKSSPKVMTLKNKLLF; from the exons ATGACGTCACAGGCGCGAGCCGCGCTCCCGTGTTTGTGGTTcggctggagaaag CTCCTGGGGAAGCAAGAGAGACGTGGCGAGATGGCGTTTGTTAAAGAGGAGAGTAAAGACGTGATCATTGAGGAGGTTTTCTTTGTGAAGAATGAAGATGCTGAGCAGCAGACAG GAGCTCCAATGTGTGCTCCTGCTAAACTGCGCATCATCCTTCATGATCACGACATCCGAAAACTGTGCCTTCCTCACGGGATTCCTGCGACCGTGAGCGAGCTGGAGGACGTCATAATGAAGACATTCGGCCTCGACGGGAACTTCACTCTTCATTATAAAGACATGGATTTCGGAGAGGAGTATTTCTCCCTGACCTCAACCAGTGACATTAAGGACAAGGACACCATTAAGGTGATTCACCTGGTGGATCCTCCAGCCATCACTCTCAACTTTGGGGAAGTGGACCATTCCTTTAAAAGCGCATCACATTCCTCCATGCAGAGCTTAGGAAGCTCAGCCTTTCCTTCTCTGAGCTCCTTCAGTGGCAGTGATATGGGCTCCTGCTCTGGACTGCAGGACTCTCTGAGCGCTTCGTCTCCAGAACACAAGCCTTCGCAGCGGTCACAGCGCTGGCCGACTGAGTTCCCAGTACCGCGCTTTGCCTTCGACACAGAACTCGTGCTTGCTTCTGGAAGTGAAGCGTTCAAGAAGGACGGCATTCAGCTCAACTTCACCTCCATCCTTCCAGACATCCTGGAGAAACTAGCTGAGAACATCTTCCAGTACGTGGCCTATCCCACCAGCGCTCAGCTGAATGAAGTCGTGGAGGCGCTGCTCCAGAAATATCCCTGTCTTAAAGAACCAGGCTCCTATAACGGGTCCTACGGATGGAGACAGCGGCTGAAGTACAAAATGGGAAACTACAGGTCGAAACTGCGAGGTCTGGGATGCCCGGAGCTGGACATTAACTCTGTCCGGAGGAAGCGAGCGTTTGAGAAAGCGCCCGCTAAAAACATCAAGAAGCCCAGGAAGATGGAGGTGAACTTCTTACCGCCGCACCAGCCCGGAGAGACCGAGGAAAGTCTGGAGCTGGAGCGACTGGAGATTCTTCATGAGCTGAAGCACGGCAGCAACTACATGATCATCAGAGAAAAGATGGAGAAGACCTTTTCCATTCGCAGACAAGAAGTGGTCAGTCAAGCTCTTCCAGTCAGTGAGCTGACAGAGCGATGGCCTGCGCTGTTCAATGCAGATCAG ATTAATGAAGAGTTCAGAAGGATCACCACTATTAACCTGGAGGTCACGTTCATGACTTATCTGGACCTGTACTCCCCGAAGATCATGTCCATGGTGCTTTCCAAAGTGGGCTCTGTGAAAATGAACATCCAGCGAATTAGGAACATGCTGCTCGAG GATTTCTCAGTGGAAAGAAGACGAGAAGCTGCTCTCCGCTCATTAGTGGTGTGTCTCAGAGAAAACGAGGACGACCTCTTTAAAGAGCACATG GAGGGTGGAGATATCCCCAATGAAGCGATGAAGATTCTGATCACCAGAGGACCTCTGGTGTCTGATCCAGCCCGGGCCAGCATAGTGATCGAGGGAAGAGAAGTGCAGAGGGATCTGGACGTGCCCAGAGCCTGTGCGCTGCTGATGGGGCTCATATACGCACTCAACCTCAGCTACCCCAAAGGACTCAAAAGCACTTTCGAGGCTTTCCAAAAGATCTTCCTGGAGCTAGACGATCTGAAGTCTAGCCCTAAGGTCATGACTCTAAAAAACAAGCTGCTGTTCTAG
- the stac3 gene encoding SH3 and cysteine-rich domain-containing protein 3 encodes MAQYDQLEDKDSLDIHDNPPAPENVVKEDDNTVYFVYDEEVEEEEAPPPPTPEPIVQVNDKPHKFKDHYCKKPKFCDVCARMIVLNNKFALRCKNCKTNIHHSCQSYVQFQRCFGKIPPGFRRAYSSPLYDQEINNPGQQNRTDPVFDTLRVGVIMANKERKKGSEDKKNMMMMMMEEEEAQQPKEDEEGAEGKQDGDKKDKTATDDKNKKQQQTFSQSHYYMALYRFKAIEKDDLDFHPGDRITVLDDSNEEWWRGKIGEKTGYLPMTYIIRVRAGERVYKVTRSFVGNREMGQITLKKDQIVVKKGEEVNGYLKVSTGRKLGFFPADLLHEL; translated from the exons ATGGCTCAATATGACCA ACTGGAGGATAAAGACTCGCTGGACATCCACGATAACCCTCCAGCGCCAGAGAATGTGGTGAAAGAGGACGACAACACT GTGTATTTTGTGTATGATGAAGAGGTGGAGGAAGAAGAAGCTCCTCCGCCACCCACCCCGGAGCCCATAGTCCAGGTCAACGACAAACCACACAAATTCAAGGACCACTACTGCAAGAAACCCAAGTTCTGTGACGTCTGCGCACGGATGATTGTTC TCAATAATAAGTTTGCGCTGCGCTGTAAAAACTGCAAGACCAACATCCACCACTCCTGCCAGTCATACGTGCAGTTCCAGAGATGCTTCGGCAAAATA CCTCCTGGGTTCAGACGGGCGTACAGCTCTCCTCTCTATGACCAGGAGATCAATAACCCGG GTCAGCAGAACCGCACAGATCCGGTGTTCGACACGCTGAGAGTCGGAGTGATCATGGCCAATAAAGAGAGGAAGAAAGGCTCAGAGGACAAGAAGAAC atgatgatgatgatgatggaggagGAGGAAGCTCAACAGCCCAAAGAGGATGAAGAGGGCGCTGAGG GGAAGCAAGATGGAGACAAGAAAGACAAAACCGCAACAGATGACAAG AACAAGAAGCAGCAGCAGACCTTCAGTCAGTCGCATTATTATATGGCTCTGTATCGCTTTAAAGCCATCGAGAAAGATGATCTGGACTTCCA TCCAGGAGATCGTATAACTGTTTTGGATGACTCTAATGAGGAGTGGTGGAGG GGCAAGATTGGTGAGAAGACGGGTTATTTACCCATGACCTACATCATCCGGGTTCGAGCTGGCGAGCGGGTTTATAAAGTGACCCGATCATTTGTGGGAAACCGAGAGATGGGCCAGATCACCCTGAAGAAAGACCAG ATCGTGGTGAAGAAAGGAGAGGAGGTGAACGGATATTTGAAGGTCAGCACTGGCCGTAAACTGGGCTTCTTCCCTGCGGATCTGCTGCATGAGCTCTGA